One region of Solea senegalensis isolate Sse05_10M linkage group LG14, IFAPA_SoseM_1, whole genome shotgun sequence genomic DNA includes:
- the LOC122780610 gene encoding calreticulin-like yields MKLPVAVLAVFASVAVIIDATVHFREQFDDGDAWTSRWTPSKHKSDYGEWKLTAGKFYGDAEADKGIQTSQDARFYATSARFEPFSNEGKPLVVQFSVKHEQKIDCGGGYVKIFPSDLDQSDMHGDSQYYIMFGPDICGYSTKKVHVIFNYKGQNHLIKKDVKCKDDELTHLYTLILNPDQTYEVRIDNEKVESGSLEEDWDMLPAKKIKDPEAKKPSDWDDRAKIDDPTDTKPENWDKPETIPDPDAKKPDDWDEDMDGEWEPPSITNPDYQGEWKPKQIDNPDYKGAWVHPEIDNPEYSHDATMYKFDNIAVLGLDLWQVKSGTIFDNFIITDDVKEAEDFGKETWGVTKGPEKKMKEEQDDVERKLREEEEKSKKKDGEGDDDEEEDEEGEDEEEDEEGEGEQDEEDIESEEEDEDKRKDEL; encoded by the exons ATGAAGCTTCCAGTGGCCGTACTTGCCGTTTTCGCCTCCGTGGCTGTCATCATTGATGCCACCGTGCACTTCAGGGAGCAGTTTGACGACGGAG ATGCATGGACGAGCCGCTGGACTCCGTCAAAGCACAAGTCGGACTATGGCGAGTGGAAACTGACCGCTGGAAAGTTCTACGGTGACGCTGAGGCCGATAAAG GCATTCAGACCAGCCAGGACGCCCGCTTTTACGCCACGTCGGCCCGCTTTGAGCCCTTTAGCAACGAGGGGAAGCCTCTGGTTGTCCAGTTCTCCGTCAAGCACGAGCAGAAGATCGACTGTGGAGGGGGTTATGTCAAGATCTTCCCCTCTGACCTGGACCAGAGCGACATGCACGGAGACTCGCAGTATTACATCATGTTCG GGCCTGACATCTGTGGCTACAGCACAAAGAAGGTTCACGTCATCTTTAACTACAAGGGCCAGAATCACCTCATCAAGAAGGACGTCAAATGCAAG GATGACGAGCTGACCCACCTGTACACCCTGATCCTGAACCCAGACCAGACCTACGAGGTGAGGATCGACAACGAGAAGGTGGAGTCCGGCTCCCTGGAGGAGGACTGGGACATGCTGCCCGCCAAGAAGATCAAGGACCCCGAGGCCAAGAAACCCAGCGACTGGGACGACAGAGCCAAGATCGACGACCCCACTGACACCAAACCTGAG AACTGGGACAAACCCGAGACCATCCCCGACCCTGATGCCAAGAAGCCCGACGACTGGGATGAGGACATGGACGGAGAGTGGGAGCCTCCCTCCATCACCAACCCCGACTATCAG GGAGAGTGGAAACCAAAGCAGATCGACAACCCGGACTACAAAGGAGCCTGGGTGCACCCTGAGATCGACAACCCAGAGTACAGTCACGACGCCACCATGTACAAGTTTGACAACATCGCAGTCCTGGGTCTGGATCTGTGGCAG GTAAAATCCGGCACCATCTTTGACAACTTCATCATCACGGACGACGTCAAAGAAGCCGAGGATTTCGGGAAGGAGACCTGGGGAGTCACAAAG GGaccagagaagaagatgaaggaggagCAGGACGACGTGGAGAGGAaactgagggaggaggaggagaagagcaaAAAGAAGGACGGTGAAGGCGAcgatgacgaggaggaggacgaagagggcgaggatgaggaggaggatgaagaaggaGAGGGTGAGCAGGACGAGGAGGACATCGAGtcagaagaggaggacgaggacaaaCGGAAGGACGAGTTGTAG
- the LOC122780611 gene encoding UV excision repair protein RAD23 homolog A-like, giving the protein MLTITLKTLQQQTFKIEIDPEVTVKTLKEKIEGDRGKDAFPAAGQKLIYAGKILNDDTPLKEYKIDEKNFVVVMVTKPKAAPAPKEAPQPSPPPAAASAPASTSSTSPPASGPAQVASTPTQAASVSEPAPQSVPLSEPPSSSSVPENTATDSAEAASASASAAAALDSKADSAPAVTPADAPAPAPEAVQPASATADTSTPAAQPEDTSEENSEDQPSITEPEQSSASSLVDELGLLEEAASILVTGPAYENLVSEIMSMGYEQEQVVAALRASYNNPDRAVEYLLMGIPAEATDLPSQEPVRHSAPSNPPIPATQPPQPPPLPSTGGGGGSAPPTANPLEFLRNQPQFQQMRQIIQQNPALLPALLQQLGRDNPQLLQQITQHQQQQFADANENTILAGCFTRKAQGEPVFRVNHTKPHIQVTPQEKEAIERLKALGFPEGLVIQAYFACEKNENLAANFLLQQTWDDE; this is encoded by the exons ATGCTGACCATCACGCTGAagacgctgcagcagcagacctTCAAGATAGAGATAGACCCCGAAGTGACG GTGAAAACCCTGAAGGAGAAAATAGAGGGTGACAGAGGAAAAGATGCGTTTCCTGCTGCTGGACAGAAACTCATCTACGCag GTAAAATCTTAAACGATGACACTCCGCTCAAAGAGTACAAAATAGATGAGAAGAACTTtgtggttgtcatggtaaccaAG CCAAAAGCAGCGCCTGCTCCAAAAGAGGCCCCTCAGCCGTCTCCTCCACCCGCTGCAGCTTCAGCAccagcctccacctcctccacctcaccACCAGCCTCTGGCCCGGCACAAGTAGCCTCAACACCGACACAAGCGGCGTCCGTGTCTGAACCTGCTCCACAGTCAGTGCCTCTCTCTGAACCCCCGTCCTCGTCCTCAGTCCCAGAAAACACAGCGACAGATTCTGCtgaagcagcatcagcatcagcatccgcagcagcagctctggactCAAAGGCAGACTCGGCTCCAGCTGTGACTCCAGCTGATGCTCCGGCTCCAGCTCCTGAAGCTGTTCAGCCAGCCTCAGCCACTGCAGACACGTCTACACCCGCTGCACAGCCAGAAGACACTTCGGAGGAAAACTCAGAGGATCAGCCTTCGATCACGGAACCAGAGCAATCATCTGCCTCCAG CCTTGTTGATGAACTGGGACTCCTTGAAGAAGCGGCGTCAATACTGG TAACAGGCCCCGCCTATGAGAACCTGGTGTCTGAGATCATGTCCATGGGTTATGAGCAGGAGCAGGTCGTCGCTGCGCTCAGAGCCAGCTACAACAACCCGGACCGAGCAGTGGAGTATCTGCTCATG GGGATTCCAGCAGAAGCCACTGATCTCCCATCTCAAGAACCAGTGAGACACAGCGCTCCATCCAACCCCCCGATCCCTGCGACACAGCCACCACA acctcctcctctgccctccactggtggtggaggaggctCTGCTCCGCCCACGGCGAACCCTCTGGAGTTCCTGAGGAACCAGCCTCAGTTCCAGCAGATGAGACAGATCATCCAGCAGAACCCGGCGCTTCTACCagcgctgctgcagcagctcggcAGAGACAAcccacagctgctgcag cAAATCacgcagcaccagcagcagcagtttgcagatgcgaatgaaaacacaattttggcAGGGTGCTTTACACGGAAAGCGCAGGGAGAGCCGGTGTTCAGGGTCAACCACACAAAACCACATATCCAAGTCACCCCACAGGAGAAGGAGGCCATCGAGAGG ttaAAAGCACTGGGCTTCCCTGAAGGCTTAGTCATCCAGGCTTACTTTGCCTGCGAGAAGAATGAAAATCTGGCCGCAAACTTCCTTCTACAACAAACGTGGGACGACGAGTAG